Part of the Ictalurus furcatus strain D&B chromosome 10, Billie_1.0, whole genome shotgun sequence genome, CGACACTTTGATACTCTGCGTAACATCACTAAAGGTGAGTTCATCTGAAACATCCCACCTGAGCTGCTCGGTTAACAGGTTCGTGGAGGTTCTGGAGTCATGAATCTGTGTTTTTCTTCCAGTGTCCTGATTCTTTACACCTCTTATAATGAATGAGTCCAGACGCCACTTTTCAGGAAAATCTCCACAGACTCCTGCTGCTACTGGCTCAAAGGTAAAGTTTAGTCATGTGTCTGATTtctctttacatttttaaactctgagaacttacagttgtgcccaaaagtttgcacaccccttgcagaatctgctaaatcttaatacttttaattttacattatgaCTGCCGCTTGCGCTTGATCCATGACTCTCACGCCAGTTTGTGCATATGTGTCGGGCTTGAGTATGTTaaagatgtgtatatatagtgtaattcgcaggtttttttttttttttttttttttttttttttttttttttgaaagcgaCACGATTATAGTCACCAAAATCAATGTCTTATTTCTTTATGGAATGGTGCAGCgtttattataaatgatttatCCGTGcacataaatattacaaaaagttATGTCTTCgtaatctttaaataaaaacattaatgtgCAGTGACTCTTCTCCGAGGATGTGTACGCTGGCGCTGGTCCGATCCCTCTCCTCCTGCACCCTGTCATAAACCGTGTGTTTGTAAACACAGCCACTTTCTACGATCCAATCAATAACCGATGAATAAAAGCAAGTCCCGCCCTGCAGTTTTTGTAAAGACATTGCAATACGGAAGTAAGAGTCGATTGTAGGCGAAAATGGGGTCTTATTAGGGTTTTATTTAGAAtactttggggttttttttgggtggaACAGAAGATGTATGCACATGTTCAACACTAATGTTTATAGTTTCGTagcaattcacaaaaatatacattaatgTTCTAAAGTTTGGCATCAGTGTTATTTCAGATACATCTCTAAAACAAGTGTAATATGATTCTAGTGTTATAGACTTTAGTTTCTGAATAATAAACTTTACTATTGTTTCTGAATAATAATCCACGACAGTGTGGGGTGATTTTCACTGTTGAGCAGAAGTTTGTAGTGTGTTGTCTGAGAGCTCTTCTCTTGTAATCCATTGTATTTGCAAACACTGAAAGTTCCATGTAGATTTTCCATAGTCTAAACACATTTAGGGCTTCAGCTTGAAAAAACATTGACACCCAGAGCAAGAGCATCTTTGTATGGCTAGTCTCTGAATTTTATAAACATAGAAAGATCTACATTAACTCTTTCTGTGTGATCAGTGATGAGAAATGATGTGCAAGTTCAACTGCCATGTTCGTATTTGCTCATGAAAATGATCAGTCACAGTGTTTTTGGCTGCAATGAATGgaattacattacaaatctaaaACGATTTAATCTTGgataattttattgtgttttccagATGTACCACTGCTCAgactgtgggaagagttttactaaaAGTCATCATCTCAAAGATCACGAGCGgatccacacaggagagaagccgtatcgctgtggacagtgtgggaagagttttactcgtcAGCGTAATCTCCAACAGCATAAGCACATCCACACAGGACAGAAGCCgcatcactgtggacagtgtgggaaaagttttacTTGCCAGCGTAATCTCCAAATACACGAACGgatccacacaggagagaagccctATCACTGTGGACAATGTGGGAAGACTTTTACCCAACTATGTATTCTCCAACAGCATGAGCGCactcacacaggagagaagccgtatcactgtggacagtgcgGGAAAAGTTTTACTCGTCAGCTTAATCTCCAAATACACCAGCGgatccacacaggagagaagccatatcactgctcacagtgtgggaagagttttacttgccaGCTTAATCTCCAAATacacgagcgcattcacacaggagagaagccgtattactgtggacagtgtgggaagagttttacccaACTGTCTAATCTCGAACAACacaagcgcattcacacaggagagaagccgtatcactgctcacagtgtgggaagagttttacttgccaGCGTAATCTCCAAATacacgagcgcattcacacaggagagaagccacaTTACTGTGGAcagtgcgggaagagttttactcatcAGAGTACTCTACAACGACACCACCGTAtccacacgggagagaagccgtatcactgctcacagtgtgggaagagttttacccaGTTATGTAATCTCCAACGACACCAGCGTGTCCACACAGAACAGAAGCCgtattattttttcgattaatccgATGGGGGAAGGGGTGTCAAACTTTCAGtactattatttcatttatttaaaataaaaaacaaaaactgagtTACAAATATTCAAActtcataatataatataaacttcagaatattatatatattacagttgcTATcagaatgattcaacccccattacaaatcaggtttattgtcagaatttacagactttcagctgtttgcgatgaacaaatcaaacaaaagcaattaaaatagttcaacacaacaaatgcttcaagtggtttccccaaattcaactgaaaatgcaatttataatgacttctccagtctcaaaattattcaaccccttcatggcaagcatctttagaaCTTAGTAAAGCACccatttgctgttatgacctgctgcaaatgagatgcatagccataCACCAGCTTCTGgtagcgttcctgaggaatcttatccaattcctcatgagcagtggcctccagttcagtaatattttggGGTTtggtgctgcaaccgccttcttcaaatcccaccagagattctTGGGGTTCAAGTcaagtgactgtgatggccctgtagaatcttccagaacttcttTTGATGGCTTCCTAGTTTCTACCCCTatccagttcaggtatttcatgtgttccagctcaagcacatctggtgcaactaatgaagcccttgatgagtttagcatcaggtgtgcttgacacaatacctgttttgcatatttgtgctgttgtgagggatcctattcagggggttgaataatggTGAggctggagaaatcattataagttgcattttcagttgaatttggggaaaccgtttgaagcattcattgtgttgaactatttcaattgcttttgtttgatttgttcattgcaaacagctgaaaatctgcaaattctgacaataaacttgatttgcaaaCCTGAtttgggggttgaataattttgattgcaactatatacgtgtgtgtgtgtgtgtatgtgtgtatgtatgtatgtatgtgtgtacatatatatttaggactgtagtttaatcagtgctttttttgtgcacccataaagagagagagagagagagagagagagagaatttttatgggtgcacaaaaaagcactgattaaactacagtcctaaattaataataaaatctcactttcactgcaccttatggtttctgttcctcactgcctTTAGCCGTATTGTTTTTCTTGAATATAATTTGATCGTAccattttaattagacattgcaAATAAGGTCTGCAAGTTTCAAGTTTATTggcattatatgctgtatttgcatgataTAGTGTAActactgttgtttattataacagctcgctcctgttataataaacaacagtagTT contains:
- the LOC128613655 gene encoding zinc finger protein 239-like is translated as MNESRRHFSGKSPQTPAATGSKMYHCSDCGKSFTKSHHLKDHERIHTGEKPYRCGQCGKSFTRQRNLQQHKHIHTGQKPHHCGQCGKSFTCQRNLQIHERIHTGEKPYHCGQCGKTFTQLCILQQHERTHTGEKPYHCGQCGKSFTRQLNLQIHQRIHTGEKPYHCSQCGKSFTCQLNLQIHERIHTGEKPYYCGQCGKSFTQLSNLEQHKRIHTGEKPYHCSQCGKSFTCQRNLQIHERIHTGEKPHYCGQCGKSFTHQSTLQRHHRIHTGEKPYHCSQCGKSFTQLCNLQRHQRVHTEQKPYYFFD